In the genome of Populus alba chromosome 11, ASM523922v2, whole genome shotgun sequence, one region contains:
- the LOC118029512 gene encoding uncharacterized protein → MTANEFFLSIKRMADEFALAGQPLPNDDMITYILAGLGQEYDSLASTISSRLDPVSLEELFSLLLICESRINHNNQPLLASANLVTTSPQQFHRQPGTVSHSNRYRGNYRGRGHGGRSHFHDSNQSSSLICQAQPHSKNQPQALLAAHYLQPDREWHPDTGATHHLTNDVNNIQISQDNHDTQDHVQVANGAGSSFSTGATPQSTASSTLHVASPSIPQSDHGVHLISLAITSNEPPHTNSPPHIPLPSAFALPMQNLHPMTTRSKNNIHKPKLPPDFHVKYPIPKNGTWNLVPKPSTTNLVGCKWVYRIKRKANGDIDRFKARLVAKGFHQQEGVDFSETFSPVVKPTTVRLVLSLAVSHGWSLRQIDIQNAFLHGHLHEDFYMAQPPGFAHSQFPNHVCKLEKSLYGLRQAPLAWFSRLTDKLKSIGFLGSQAGHSLFVYHHNSILIYFLIYVDDIIITGSDIGSINQVITLLQGDFAVKDMGELSFFLNIEAIRTDDGLKMDKAKPCLTPMSTSLPLSKFAGITFHDPSLYQSIVGGLQYLSFTRLDIAFAIHKVSKFMHNPMEMNWAAVKRILRYLKHIISHSLLIQPTANVTLQTFSDAYWASDPDDRRSVVPIVCKQQQTVARSSTKSEYKALANAAAELQWIKSVLTDLGIPSEHSPILWYDNIGATYLTSNPIFHACTKHIEIDFHYVRDQVLHGQLIVRFISSKHQYADALTKPLPSVRFHTLRDNLKSYVVYLGSHSHGLEPTQADIDRVTDSHYELLGLFTESKEKAKEKIFYSYTNSINGFAAVLEEEEASALAKHPDVVSVFLNKARKLHTTNSWSFLGLEKDGVVPPSSLWKKARYGEDAIIGNLDTGVWPESKSFSDEGLGPVPSKWRGICQNATKEGVPCNRKLIGARYFNKGYGSIVGHLNSSFQTARDIEGHGTHTLSTAAGNFVPGANVFGNGKGTAKGGSPRARVAAYKVCWPAVGVNEGGCYEADILAGFDVAISDGVDVLSVSLGGAIDEYSDDAIAIGSFHAFKKGITVVASAGNSGPGPGSVSNVAPWLITVGASTLDRAFTIYVALGNRKHLKGVSLSQKSLPARKFYPLISGARAKASNQSEEDANLCKPGTLDSEKVKGKILVCLRGVNPRVEKGHVALLARAVGMILANDEESGNGILADAHVLPAAHIISTDGQAVFSYLNSTKDPWAYITNVRTELGTKPAPFMASFSSRGPNILEESILKPDITAPGVSVIAAFTLATGPTDAAYDKRRIPFNTESGTSMSCPHVSGIVGLLKSLHPDWSPAAIRSAIMTTATTRNNNGDPILDSSNTRATPFAYGAGHVQPNRAADPGLVYDLTVNDFLNYLCSRGYTAKDLKLFTDKPYTCPESFSLTDFNYPSISAINLNDTITVTRRVKNVGSPGKYYIHVREPTGVLVSVTPATLEFKKLGEEKTFKVTFKLAPKWKLKDYTFGVLSWSDGKHFVRSPLVVRPYWSH, encoded by the exons ATGACAGCTAATGAATTTTTCCTCTCTATCAAACGCATGGCTGATGAGTTTGCCCTTGCTGGACAACCTCTCCCAAATGATGATATGATCACTTATATTCTTGCTGGCCTTGGCCAGGAGTATGATTCCCTGGCCTCCACCATTTCCTCACGGCTTGATCCTGTCAGCTTGGAAGAACTCTTTTCTTTGCTTCTTATATGTGAATCCCGGATTAATCATAATAATCAACCACTTCTTGCTTCTGCCAATCTGGTAACCACCTCACCTCAGCAATTCCATCGCCAACCTGGCACCGTTTCACACTCCAATCGTTATCGGGGTAACTATCGTGGCCGTGGCCATGGAGGCCGTTCTCACTTTCATGATTCCAACCAATCATCATCTCTTATATGTCAG GCTCAACCTCATTCCAAGAATCAGCCACAAGCTCTCCTTGCTGCACACTATCTTCAACCAGATAGAGAATGGCATCCTGACACAGGGGCCACTCATCATCTCACCAATGATGTAAACAATATTCAGATTTCTCAAGATAACCATGATACACAAGACCATGTTCAGGTGGCTAATGGTGCAG GTTCCTCTTTTTCTACAGGTGCCACTCCTCAATCTACTGCATCAAGCACTCTACATGTGGCTTCTCCATCTATTCCTCAATCTGATCATGGTGTTCATTTGATCTCTCTAGCAATCACTTCCAATGAGCCTCCACATACTAATTCCCCACCCCACATTCCTTTACCCTCTGCCTTTGCTCTGCCCATGCAAAATTTGCACCCAATGACTACAAGAAGCAAAAACAACATCCATAAACCGAAGTTGCCACCTGATTTCCACGTCAAATATCCCATTCCTAAA AATGGAACTTGGAATTTAGTTCCCAAACCATCTACTACTAATCTAGTTGGATGTAAATGGGTATACCGGATCAAAAGGAAAGCTAATGGTGATATTGACAGATTTAAGGCAAGACTTGTAGCCAAAGGGTTCCATCAACAAGAAGGTGTTGATTTCAGCGAGACTTTTAGTCCTGTGGTAAAGCCAACCACAGTGAGATTGGTTCTCTCTTTAGCTGTTTCACATGGCTGGTCTCTTCGCCAGATTGAtattcaaaatgcttttttaCATGGTCACCTGCATGAAGATTTTTACATGGCTCAACCTCCCGGTTTTGCTCACTCTCAGTTTCCAAATCATGTTTGCAAGCTGGAAAAATCTCTCTATGGTCTTCGTCAAGCACCACTAGCATGGTTTTCACGTTTGACAGATAAGCTCAAATCTATTGGTTTTCTTGGAAGTCAAGCTGGTCACTCTCTTTTTGTTTATCATCACAATTCCATTCTTATTTACTTTTTgatttatgttgatgacataaTCATAACTGGCAGTGATATTGGTTCCATCAACCAAGTGATCACATTATTGCAGGGTGACTTTGCAGTCAAGGATATGGGAGAACTAAGCTTCTTTCTTAACATTGAAGCTATTCGCACTGATGATGGTCT CAAAATGGACAAAGCCAAGCCGTGTCTTACTCCAATGTCAACCTCACTGCCATTATCAAAATTTGCTGGTATTACTTTCCATGATCCTTCTCTATACCAAAGTATCGTTGGAGGGCTTCAATATCTTTCATTTACTCGGCTCGACATTGCATTTGCAATTCATAAAGTTAGCAAATTTATGCATAACCCTATGGAAATGAACTGGGCAGCCGTCAAACGCATATTGCGTTATTTGAAGCACATCATCTCTCATTCTTTACTCATACAGCCGACTGCCAATGTTACTTTACAAACATTTAGTGATGCATATTGGGCTTCTGATCCTGATGATAGACGTTCTGTTGTGCCTATTGT CTGCAAGCAACAACAAACTGTTGCTCGCAGCAGTACAAAATCCGAATACAAAGCACTTGCCAATGCAGCAGCAGAGCTTCAATGGATTAAGTCAGTACTCACTGATCTTGGTATTCCATCTGAGCATTCCCCTATTCTATGGTACGACAACATAGGGGCTACTTACTTAACAAGTaaccctatatttcatgctTGCACAAAGCATATTGAAATCGATTTTCATTATGTTCGTGACCAAGTTCTGCATGGGCAACTTATTGTTCGCTTCATTTCCTCTAAACATCAGTATGCAGATGCTCTCACAAAACCGCTTCCGTCTGTCAGATTTCATACTTTGCGAGACAATCTCAAG TCTTATGTGGTGTATTTGGGATCACATTCACATGGTTTGGAGCCTACTCAAGCCGATATTGACCGAGTCACAGATTCTCATTATGAATTGCTGGGATTATTCACTGAaag CAAAGAGAAGGCAAAGGAGAAAATCTTTTACTCTTACACTAACAGCATAAATGGTTTTGCCGCGGTCCTTGAAGAGGAAGAGGCATCAGCACTTGCCA AACACCCAGACGTGGTATCAGTTTTCCTGAACAAAGCAAGGAAACTGCACACAACAAATTCATGGAGCTTTCTTGGATTAGAGAAAGATGGGGTGGTTCCTCCGTCCTCACTTTGGAAGAAAGCTAGATACGGTGAAGATGCGATCATTGGTAACCTCGACACTG GTGTTTGGCCGGAATCGAAGAGCTTTAGTGATGAGGGACTGGGTCCAGTTCCATCAAAGTGGAGAGGAATCTGTCAGAATGCAACCAAAGAAGGTGTTCCTTGCAACAG GAAGCTGATTGGAGCCAGGTACTTTAACAAGGGTTATGGTTCGATTGTTGGCCATCTCAACTCCAGCTTTCAAACTGCACGCGATATTGAGGGCCATGGAACTCATACCCTATCAACAGCAGCAGGTAATTTTGTTCCAGGAGCTAATGTCTTTGGTAATGGCAAGGGAACTGCCAAGGGCGGATCACCTCGTGCCCGTGTAGCAGCTTACAAGGTATGCTGGCCAGCTGTAGGTGTGAATGAGGGTGGGTGCTATGAAGCAGACATCTTGGCCGGCTTCGATGTTGCCATAAGCGATGGCGTTGACGTGCTCTCAGTTTCCCTGGGTGGGGCTATCGATGAATACTCGGATGATGCTATTGCAATCGGTTCTTTCCATGCTTTCAAGAAGGGTATTACTGTGGTTGCCTCTGCTGGCAATTCAGGACCAGGACCAGGATCGGTATCAAATGTGGCACCTTGGCTGATAACAGTTGGTGCCAGCACACTTGATCGTGCCTTCACAATCTACGTTGCACTTGGAAACAGGAAGCACCTCaag GGAGTAAGTCTTTCACAAAAAAGCTTGCCTGCTAGAAAATTCTATCCATTGATCAGTGGTGCACGGGCAAAGGCTTCTAATCAATCTGAAGAAGATGC CAACCTTTGCAAACCTGGAACACTTGATTCCGAAAAGGTTAAAGGGAAGATATTGGTATGCCTTCGAGGGGTAAATCCAAGAGTAGAAAAGGGACATGTAGCTCTTCTTGCTAGGGCTGTTGGGATGATTTTGGCTAATGATGAAGAATCTGGCAATGGCATTCTTGCCGACGCTCATGTACTTCCTGCTGCACACATCATCTCTACAGATGGTCAAGCTGTCTTTTCCTACCTCAATTCTACCAA GGACCCTTGGGCATATATCACCAATGTAAGGACAGAATTGGGAACAAAGCCAGCTCCATTTATGGCTTCTTTCTCATCCAGGGGGCCTAATATCCTTGAAGAATCAATCCTCAAG CCTGATATCACTGCTCCCGGTGTCAGTGTAATTGCTGCTTTCACTCTAGCAACAGGACCAACTGATGCAGCTTACGATAAGCGAAGGATTCCCTTCAACACTGAATCTGGAACTTCAATGTCATGCCCTCATGTTTCTGGAATTGTTGGCCTTCTAAAATCACTCCATCCAGATTGGAGTCCTGCCGCTATCAGATCGGCTATCATGACAACTG CAACAACAAGAAATAACAATGGGGATCCAATATTGGATTCGTCCAACACCAGGGCAACTCCATTTGCATACGGTGCAGGACATGTGCAGCCAAACCGTGCAGCAGATCCTGGTCTAGTTTATGATCTCACTGTTAATGATTTCTTGAACTATTTATGCAGCCGAGGCTATACTGCAAAAGACCTGAAATTATTCACAGATAAGCCATACACTTGTCCAGAGTCATTCAGTTTGACAGACTTCAACTATCCTTCAATCTCAGCTATTAATCTTAATGACACCATAACAGTTACTCGAAGAGTTAAAAATGTCGGTTCTCCTGGCAAATACTATATCCATGTCAGGGAACCAACCGGAGTGTTAGTTTCGGTTACGCCTGCCACCTTAGAGTTTAAGAAACTGGGTGAGGAGAAGACATTTAAGGTTACATTCAAACTTGCCCCAAAATGGAAGCTTAAAGATTATACATTTGGGGTATTGTCATGGTCCGATGGTAAGCACTTCGTCAGGAGTCCTCTGGTGGTGAGGCCTTACTGGAGTCATTGA
- the LOC118029455 gene encoding uncharacterized protein: protein MQSSKDPASMEVETREHKSSGALPAKPKFEPLKAHEMSDGRVQFRKVSVPPHRYSPLKKAWMEIYTPIYEQMKVDVRMNLKARKVELKTRSDTPDVSNLQKCADFVHAFMLGFDVIDAIALLRLDELYVESFEIKDVKTLRGEHLSRAIGRLSGKGGKTKFAIENATKTRIVIADTKIHILGSFQNIKVARDSLCSLILGSPAGKVYSKLRQVTARLAERF from the coding sequence ATGCAGTCCAGCAAAGACCCTGCATCAATGGAAGTTGAAACCCGTGAACACAAGTCTTCGGGAGCTTTGCCTGCAAAGCCAAAGTTTGAGCCTTTGAAGGCTCATGAGATGTCTGATGGTCGAGTTCAATTTAGAAAAGTCTCGGTTCCACCACATCGGTATTCACCTCTGAAGAAAGCATGGATGGAAATCTACACTCCAATATATGAGCAAATGAAGGTTGATGTCCGTATGAACCTCAAAGCTAGGAAGGTTGAGTTGAAAACTAGATCAGACACGCCTGATGTTAGCAACCTGCAAAAGTGTGCTGACTTCGTGCATGCTTTTATGCTAGGTTTTGATGTGATTGATGCCATTGCTCTTTTGCGTTTGGACGAGCTGTATGTTGAATCTTTTGAAATCAAAGATGTTAAAACTCTTCGAGGTGAGCATTTGTCCCGGGCCATTGGGAGACTGTCTGGTAAAGGTGGCAAAACAAAGTTTGCCATTGAGAACGCTACCAAGACAAGGATTGTGATTGCTGACACCAAGATTCACATATTAGGATcttttcaaaatatcaaagttgcAAGGGATTCTCTTTGCAGCCTCATTTTAGGGTCTCCTGCTGGAAAGGTATACTCAAAACTTAGACAAGTTACAGCTAGATTGGCTGAGAGATTCTGA
- the LOC118029454 gene encoding LOW QUALITY PROTEIN: protein DNA-DAMAGE INDUCIBLE 1-like (The sequence of the model RefSeq protein was modified relative to this genomic sequence to represent the inferred CDS: inserted 1 base in 1 codon): MRITVMTADEQIISLEIDPHESVENVKALLEVETQVPLQQQQLLYNGREMRNNEKLSALGVKDEDLVMMVSNAAALSAPSNNLGFNPDGSAVNPGAFQQQLRNDSNTMAQLLQADPELAQVILGNDLNKFQDLLRQRHRQRSELRRQQEEEFALLEADPFDVEAQKKIEAAIRQKGIDENWAAALEYNPEAFARVIMLYVDMEVNGVPLKAFVDSGAQSTIISKSCAERCGLLRLLDQRYKGIAHGVGQSEILGRIHVAPIKIGNIFYPCSFMVLDSPNMEFLFGLDMLRKHQCIIDLKENVLRVGGGEVSVPFLQEKDIPXRFLDEERYSKEASSSGNPVTSGKAEKKNDPPAMGQSSGVARSSLTQGPDFEAKVAKLVELGFGREAVIQALKLFDGNEEQAAGFLFGG; this comes from the exons ACACAGGTGCCtctccagcagcagcagctgctaTATAATGGGAGGGAGATGAGAAATAATGAGAAATTGAGTGCATTAGGCGTTAAGGATGAGGATTTGGTCATGATGGTCTCTAATGCTGCTGCTCTTAG TGCCCCCTCCAATAATTTGGGCTTCAATCCTGATGGATCTGCTGTGAACCCTGGAGCTTTCCAGCAGCAACTTCGAAATGATTCTAATACAATGGCTCAACTATTACAG GCTGATCCTGAACTTGCCCAAGTTATTCTTGGAAATGATCTCAACAAATTCCAGGACCTTCTAAGGCAACGCCATCGTCAAAGATCTGAATTACGTCGTCAACAAGAAGAGGAGTTT GCCCTCCTTGAAGCAGATCCCTTTGATGTAGAGGCGCAGAAGAAAATCGAAGCTGCCATTCGTCAG AAAGGAATCGATGAGAACTGGGCAGCGGCCTTGGAATACAACCCTGAAGCTTTTGCCAGAGTG ATTATGCTGTACGTTGATATGGAAGTTAATGGTGTCCCTTTAAAG gCATTCGTTGATAGTGGTGCTCAGTCCACAATAATATCAAAAAGCTGTGCTGAGCGATGCGG ATTGTTAAGACTTCTAGATCAACGTTATAAAGGCATTGCCCATGGAGTTGGACAATCAGAGATATTGGGTCGTATTCATGTAGCTCCAATCAAG ATTGGGAATATATTTTATCCTTGTTCCTTCATGGTACTGGATTCTCCTAATATGGAATTCCTCTTTGGGCTTGATATGCTTCGCAAGCACCAG TGTATTATTGATCTAAAGGAGAATGTTCTGAGAGTGGGTGGTGGTGAAGTTTCTGTCCCATTTTTACAAG AAAAGGACATTC CTCGTTTTCTTGATGAAGAGAGGTATTCAAAAGAAGCATCCAGCTCAGGAAACCCA GTGACTTCAGGAAAAGCTGAGAAGAAGAATGATCCACCAGCCATGGGTCAATCGTCTG GGGTTGCACGCAGCAGTTTGACACAG GGACCTGACTTTGAAGCCAAAGTTGCAAAGCTTGTTGAGCTAGGGTTTGGAAGAGAGGCAGTTATACAAGCTCTTAAATTATTTGATGGAAATGAAGAACAGGCTGCTGGGTTTCTTTTTGGCGGCTGA